In the genome of Paenibacillus sp. GP183, the window CACCGGCCGCACCGGCCGGGTGAAGAATGAGCAGCGCATTCGGCAGGAATCGCCGCTGCACGATGCCGAGCATGTGCTGCGTCCCGCTCTGCGCCGGGTCGCCGGCGATCACGATTTCGCTGCTGCCGCTGTAAGCGAAATCGATCGCGGCGAGGAACAGCGCATGCCCCGGCGGGTAGCTCGAGACAGCTCCGGCGAAGGCCTGGAGCTGTTCGTCGGCCTTCTGCGACAGCTTCGCGTCGTAGGTCAGCTTTGCAAGGCGCAGCAGATTCAAGGCTGCTGCAGAATTGCCCGACGGCATCGCGCCGTCGTAGATCTCTTTGGGGCGGGTGAGCAGCTGCTCGCTGTCGCTGCCGTAGAAGAACAGCCCGCCCTTGTCTGCATCCCAGAACAGCCGCAGCATCTCTTCGTTCAACTGGACGGCTTCACGAAGATAGCGAAGCTCGAAGGTTGCTTCGTACAGCTCGATCAATCCCCAGACGAGGAAAGCATAGTCGTCTACATAGCCCGCGAACGCGGCCTCGCCATCACGGTAGCGAGCCAGCAGGCGCCCGTCTTCTCTGCGCAGATTCTGCAGCAGGAAGTCCGCCGCTCTTGAAGCCGCCTCTGCATACAGCGGCTTATCCATGGCTCGCGCTGCTTTCGAGAGCGCGGCGATCATCAGCCCGTTCCAAGACGTAAGGATCTTGTCATCCTTACCCGGATGAATGCGATCCTCCCGCTCTAGGAACAGCTTCTGCCTTGAAGCCTCGATCCGCTGCTTCAGCTCTTCCAGAGGAATCTGCTTGCGCTTAGCAAACGCCTCAAGCTGCGTTCCGATCAGATTCGGAATATTGTGCCCCTCGAAATTCCCTTCCTCTGTGATATCATACAGCTCACAGTAGAGGTCTCCTTCTTCGGCACCCAATAGGTTCACGACTTCATCCGGCTGCCACACGTAGAACTTGCCTTCTTCCCCATCCGAGTCGGCATCCTCAGCCGAGTAAAAAGCCCCGCCCTCGTCGGTCATATCCCTCAGAATATAAGTGAAAATTTGCTCGGCGACCTCTGCATATTTTACTTTTCCAGTAATCTGGTATGCTTCGGTATAGGTCATTGCCAGCAGAGCATTGTCATACAGCATCTTCTCAAAATGTGGAACCAGCCACTTCTCATCCACCGAATACCTGGAGAAACCGAAACCGATATGATCATAGATGCCGCCTTGATGCATCGCTTCCAGCGTTTTTTCAACCATAGCCAGAGCTTCGGCATCACCTGTTTTCTTGTAATACCTGAGCAGGAAGGACAGGTTATGCGAGGTAGGAAATTTGGGTTTGCTGCCAAATCCGCCGTATTCCGTATCAAACATCCGCTCATACATTTGAAAAGCCTTTTGCAGCGTTCCTTCCGAGATACTGCCGCCCTGCTTATTCTCCAATAGGCGACTAGTCGTATCTTGAATCACCTGATCCCCGATTTCCCGAATCTTCTCGTGATCCTCGTTCCACTTTTCCGTAATCTGCTCAAGAAGCTCCATAATCCCTGTTCGGCCGTACTTGCGGCTTTTGGGAAAATAAGTCCCGGCAAAGAAAGGCTTTTTATTAGGAGTCAAAAAAACCGTGAGCGGCCAGCCGCCTTGTCCGGTCATAGCTTGACATACAGCCATATAAATATGATCAATATCGGGACGCTCTTCCCTATCAACCTTAATGCTGATGTAGTTTTCATTGAGCCGAGCAGCTACCTCTTCATCCTCAAAGGATTCGTGCGCCATGACATGGCACCAATGGCAAGTTCTTAGGATAACCCACGTTAGCTATACCCGATAGATAAAAAGATTGGCTTATTTTCACGGCTTGCCGTTTCAAAAGCTTCATCTGACCAAGGGAACCAGTTGACCGGATTGTATTGATGTTGTAAAAGATACGGCGACTTTTCCTTGGCTAATCTATTGGGTATATTGTTATTAGTTGGCATATGACCACCCCCATTCAACTGGTAAATTTTAATTAAGTTTATCATACCCAAGACAAAAGAAAAAACCCCAAGAAGGGTTTTACTGGAACTTCACTTTTACCTCCACGTTGTGTTCAAGTGTTGAAGTGTCCGGTGCATCCTGCTTCGGTGCTTGAGTAAGAAGTTCCTGTTCAAAATTGCCTAGTTCTTGGTTCAAGCAAAAATAAATGTGTTCCATGTAAATTCCACTGTTTCCGCAACGATTTCACACAGGGTCACGTTAAAATAAAAAAGGGTAACCGAATATCTGGCGGCTACTCTTAATTGATCATATTACCATGGATGATAGAATGATAATCTATTTGAACAGAATTTGGATTTGATTAGGTCCAGTGCGTTTCATAACACGATAACCTGTAGTTGCTTCTGACGCGACTCCTTCATCGTTGGATTTGCAATATCCATTTACAAGGCAAGTGCCGTCATCTCGAACAAGAAGTTGTCCAAGGAGTCCAACAGCCACCCATTCAGGTCGTAGCAAACGTGAGATATATTCTTTTGAACTGTCGTACTCTGGATTTAAGATGGGTTCAGTTTTTGTGTATTCCGGAGATAGTATGTTCCCTTTTTCATCCCGTTTTTCCGGAACAACAACATTATGGTATTGAATTCTACCCCAGTCATCCGTTATGAACAGTTTGTGCCAACGCAAATCTGCGCTGGCTGCAATCATTGCAGGGGTAGCACTTGTAACCCCTAGAATGTAATCATCATCTGCATTCGCTTTTCTGATTTTACCACCTTCTAGGGTAACGAGATAGCCAACTTCAATAGAATTGCCGTCCAAGGTTTCGAACATTTCAGCGTAATCCGCACCAGCTGGGCCAATTAAAGCACCATCAAAACGGACATTGCCTGCATTATCAAGAATCACTGCATTAAGTGTCGGACCAATTGCAAGACCGTTGCCAAGATGAAAAGAAAATGGAAAAGCGGCTGTAGCATTTTGACCGATTATGAAAGCACCAGTTTGGCCGCCTGTGTTGGTATTGTCTCCTCCGGCATACGAAACAAATGAATCTGCAACTGTGTTGTTACCTGCCGCATGAGAAGCATCACCACTTGCTGTTGTGCTTTGCCCTTCAGCGTGGGAACGTAGCCCACTAGCGACTGAACCCTCCCCTTCGGCGTGGGAAGAATCCCCACTAGCGGTTGTACTTAACCCTTCTGCATGAGAAGCAAATCCACTCGCAGTTGAATCAACGCCTTCTGCATGTGAACCAACGCTTCCACTGGCGGTTGTTAAGACGCCTTCCGCATGGGAGGAAGTTCCACTGGCATTTGTATTAAAGCCTTCCGCATGGGAAGCAACACCACTTGCGATACTAGAAATTCCTTCTGCGTGAGCAGCAGTATTAGTGGCTGACGTAAGCTGTCCTTCACTATGAGAATCCAAAGCAGTAGCGCTGGTCTGGTTCCCTTCTGCATGAGCATGAGGAGCGCCAGCCATTGTGAGATAACCTTCAGCGTGGGACGCATCTCCACTGGCAGTTGTATCATAACCCTCTGCATGTGCCGTGTCTGCTGTCGTCTCGGTTAGGTATCTTTCGGTGTGGGAAGCATTCCCCCCCGCTGTATTGGTGCTGCCTTCCGCATGTGATGCTTCACCATTAGCTGTCGTACGATATCCCTCTGAATTGGACGCTGTTCCATTTGCTATTGTCTCTAGTCCTTCTGCATGCGAACAAGAACCATTTGCGTTTGAACTGCACCCGTTTGCCACGTGACACATCCACCCCTCTTAAACTCTTAATTTTTAACCTACTATCGATATATGTACAGGCGTGGGATTTGGCTTGTTCGTTTGGCTATATGAAAGGGATGCTGTACAAAAACAAGCACATTCATGGACGCGACTACAATAAAAGAACCCGCCAGCCATTTGCTAGCAGGTCGATAGAAGGGATGACAACTTTCAGGCTTTCTGCCCAAAAGTAGGAAAATCGTTTATATACGTTTGGTAATGGGAAGTGTTGAACTGACTGAATATTCCGACTTCCCCTACATGATAATAAATATTAGAACATAATTTGTGATTGGAGTGCTTTAGTGTGTGTTCTAGTTCGGTTTATACAAATATAACGGGAAATGTAGTTGTAGATTTGCTGATTTTAATGTTAGTGGGGTTGATTTTTATGCGTTTAAGTTTTCCTAGTCTTTATTCCGATTATAAGGAAATTAGACAGGAGAAGAAAACGATATTGAAAATTTTATGGATAATCTTGGGGACAATTTCGATACAATGGGGAACGTTCTTTTTGGGTTTGATTATCTTTTTAGCTTCTTTTGTTAGTTTGATTTCAAAATACGTATGTTAATTGAAAATAATAACAAGAGAAAGTAAAAACCCACCCTAATCGCAGGTGAGTTTTGTCCCCAGATTGCAGGTGTTTTACTAAACTATTTGGCTGGAGTCGGGCTGCTGCTAGTATTATTGCTATTCGGGTTATTACCGCCGCCATTTTGCCCGTTTGCCCCGCCTTGACCTCCTGGTCTTCCTTGACCTTGACCTCCTGGGGCACCATTTTGTCCTTGACCTCTTGGGAAGCCGCCTTGACCTCCAGGGCCGCCACCTTGACCTCCTGGACCACTAAAATTTGCATCCTTATGTGCCATTTTACCGCCTAAATGACCTGTATATGTAACCAAACCTACACCAATGAGTGCGATAATTAAGTAAATTGGTGTTTTCCCGATGTCTATCTTTTTTCTATAATGGAAAAACAAACGGGCCAAGCTCAGTATGATAAACAAATACATCGTCAAATTTGCATAAAGCTGGTGATCGTGAAAGTACGGATTTCTTGTTTCCTGCTGTCCATCTGGTCCCGTAAGTACGGCGGCGATTGCACCGAGGGTACCGATAATCAAACAAAGAAATCCAGCAGTGTGCCAATCTTTCTTCTTAATAATTACTGCACACAAGTCGAAAATAAAACTGAAGATCAGCATCGCAATGGGAATGTGATTAACGATAAAATGAGCATTATTTAATAGGTAAGTCATAGCCAATCCCTCATCTCTATAGAGTTGCCTGCATATTATTGAGCCGGCTTCTAAAGATAATTATAAGCTTGGACTTGTATTTTAAACCTTAAAATAAGCTGAATGTCTGCTGAAGAAATGCTGAAAGAAATGTTGAGAAAATCACTATGAAACGGTTTGCTATCAAAGTAAATAATTCAGCAATATGTCTATGTACAAACCAAAAAAGCACATACCCTGAAGTTTCCGGTTGCGCTTTTTTGTCTATTAGTTCAAATCGCTTATATCCAAGGCAACAGCTTGCGCTCTAGCCATTGAAGTCCCCGATTAAAAAGAAGCCCTAACAAAGACAGGATCAGAACACCAACCATAAGCTTTGTTGTGATCATCAAATTCCCGTAGTGCAGGATCATGGAGCCAAGGCCTTGTTGAGCTGCAATCATTTCTGCAGATACCAGCAGCAAAAGGGAGGTACCAGCCGCAAGCTTAAGTCCAGCAAAAATCATCGGCAGGGCTCCCGGGAGTATGACTTTACGTATGACGTTCAAATGACTGGACCCGAAAGTGACCGCTGCTTTAATCCAAATAGGATCAACATTTTTGACTCCTGAATAGGTATTAATCACAACTGGGAAAAATACACCAAGCGCAATCATAGTAAACTTTGGTGTTTCCCCTATACCAAGCCACAAAATAATCAAGGGCAGCAGTGCAATTTTCGGAATCGGATAAATGGAATATACGATAGGTGTAAGTACAGCATCCACCCAACGTGAAAAACCTAACAAAAGTCCGAAAACAATACCGCATACAGCGCCGATAGCATATCCTATGATAATCCGGTACAAGCTTGCAAGTACATTTTCGTGCAGCTCACCACTGATCAGCATATCCCAACCGGCCAATAGAATGGATGAAGGAGCCGGAAGAAACAGTGGCGGTACTAACTCAAGTTGGCAAATCAATTCCCAAAGGACCAGTATACCTACAATACCGATCACAGAAGCGTAGCCTGGTATCTTCTGTTCCAAGAAGGACACACGATTGCGTATGATATGCCGTTTCTGTCCTTGCACCGAAGAGTGGATAGACGCTGCGGTTAAATCTTCTTTTGATGATGGACTCATTATCTATCCCTCCTTCAGTGCTTCTTGTGCATCATGCCGGATAAGCTGCCAGATCTCATTGGCATAACGCTCGGAAGCAGCCCTATACTGCTCATGATCTCTACCGGTCTTAGGAAGATCGATTTGAATGATTTCTTTGATTTGACCGGGATGACGAGATAGCACTATCACCCGGTCAGCCAAGTAAACCGCTTCCTGAATATTGTGAGTTACATATAAAGTACTTAGCCGTGTGCGGTTCCAAATGGAAAGCAATTCTTCTTGCATCAGAGTTCGCGTCTGTGCATCCAGAGCCGAGAATGGTTCATCCATCAACAGTAAATCGGGTTCAACTGCAAGCGCTCTGGCTATACCAGCACGTTGGCGCATCCCTCCCGACAACTGCTTCGGATAGGCTGATTCAAAACCGGTGAGCCCTACCATATCAATAAAATGTTTGCCTTTATCCCTCTGCTCTTTCTTGCTTGCTCCCTGTTCTTCCAGACCGAACACGACATTTTCGTAGACAGTACGCCATGGGAAAAGTGCGATTTCCTGAAAAACGATGCCGAGCCGAGGCGGTTTTTCGGAGGATAATCCTTCGAAGTAAACCTCCCCGCTGGAAGGCGTCAGCAGACCACCGACAATATTTAAAAGTGTGGACTTCCCGCAGCCGCTGGGACCAACCAGCACTACAAACTCCTGCTCTTCAATTGTAAAGTTGATGTTTTGGAGAGCGGTAACATCCCGTTTCTTTGAATCAACGAAGTGTTTCTCCACTTTATTCACTACGATTCTCATAACGTTATTTCCCCAGCTTTTTCAATGCTTGATCCAACAAATCAGTGTTAACGATTCCCTTGGTATCGATAGCTTTGTCAATCAGCTTCTCTTTGGCATACCAGTCCACCTGTGTCTTGATATCATTCGCCAAAAGCTTACCGTCGCGGTCCATATAAGGGAGTCCCTGCTTCACATTTTCTTCTGGCTGACCCGTATATTTGGCAATAATTTTAACCACTTCGTCGTAGTTAGCTCCAGGAACGACTTTACCATCTTTTTGCGTTAATGCCGCATCGTAGTAATACCGTGTGGCTTTGGCATAAGCCTCTAAAAAGCGTACGGCAGCATCTTTATTGCTTGCAAGCTTCGGCGAGAAAAACACGCCGGATGTTTGGTATTCCATCTCGTCGCCTACCTGCGCCACGACCTTACCATAGCCAGCCTTCACAACAGCGGTAAGGTTAGGTTCATTAAGCATAACCGCATCTACCTGTTTGCTTTTGAGAGATTCCATTAATCCGGAAATGCTGTTCAGAGGTACCAATTCAATATCCTTGAGCGACAAACCGTGTTTATCAAGCAGTCGTCCAATCATGTAATGATAAGTGGAACCGGTCTGTGTAATTCCGATTTTCTTTCCTTTCAATTCCTCTATCGATTTGATAGGCGAATCTTTATGCACCATCAAGGCTGTAGATGAATAGCCCTTTTGCTCCCTGCCTTTATCCGCAACAATAAGGAGCTTTTGACCACCAGCCACCATATTGTAAAGACTTGCTGTAATACCTGTTGCGCCTACATCCACACTTCCGCCTGCGGTTGCTACAGCTATTGGCTGTGCTGCATCAAACCATTTGGCTTTCGCGTCAATATTCTGTTCCTTGAAAAATCCTTTCTCGATCCCGATAAATAACGGGGCAGAGCTGGTAAGCTTAAGCATTCCGATTTCAACAGAAACCGGTTCTGATTTTACAGGCTCCGCTGAGTTCCCTGCGGCAGGTGTTGGTGTTGCCTTTTGACCACAGCCAGCCAGAGCAGTGGTTACACATAGAATTGCAGTTATTGCCAAGAGTGATGCCTTTTTCATTCAGTTATACCCTCCAATATTTTTCTAGGTTGCAATAAAACAAAATTCTATTATATTTCGACAAAAAAAATCGAATCTCCTGCTCATGTTAATCATATATTGAATATTAATGACTCCATTTAAGTAGATTCTCATTTCCCTCCTGATTTAGTCGTGTGAGATACACAATTTGCCCCGTATGATAGGCATAGTGTACTGTGACATGATACAACAGCTCCATCATTGGCCGGGAATAGGAGTTGATCCCTGCTCCAGGCGGATAACTAATATTTATTTCACGCTCGAGATCATCTTCTGAGAGAGCAATAAGCACTTCACGAGACTTTTCCCTCACGGCTGACAAATACTCAGAAAGTTCCCTGCATGTGTAACCTCCCTCAGCCAAAAATTCAGCGGAACGCTCCCGCACATAAGGATAGCCGCCTATACTGCTAACTATATTGTGGTATTCGTTGCCTGCTAAATGAAGACATAAATTCCCTACACTATTAGTCCCCTCCCTGAGTTTTTTCCATAAGGCTTTATCAGAAATTCGACTTAGCGCCAGTTGATTTTTTTCAAGTTCTTTATCAAGAAAATTCAAGGTCATATCAATGAACAATATTATTCCTCCTCGTGAATATAATAAATCATAATAAAATAAAGCGTCACTACATTCATAGAATTGGGATACGAATCATATCATAACATTTTCGGAGATTTCGTCCAAAGGATTTCATTTCATTCCTGGAAAACCGACATATCGGTTGGGCTGCAAACACTTTTGTAAACCGGGATGAGTATCCCTGATATTCAAAAAAAAAGCATGATTATGCCCTAAATTCGAAAGGGTTTAATCTTGCTTGTTAAATGCTGTTCATTGCTTATTTAATGATTCACACGAACATCTCACCAATGGTGTGTTGGAGCAAATACGGGCTTTATCGCCGTATTCTTAATACTATTTCATCGGTGGCTTATTATATCCTTTGTCTCCGTAAGGCTGCAATTTCTCCAGCCACCGCTTTTCCATTTGCTTAACCTCCCAGCGCACGTCGGTAACTCCGTCAGCTTCTTTCTCCTCTAGCACCTCATATTTGAAAGCTTCGGCCCCCAGTTCCTTCCAGTCCTTTTGCATCTGGGAATTAGCAAACCTGCCCATGTCCAGTTGGCCCTGAAGGTTCACCCATTTGTTTTTCAGATTGGGATAGCTATCTACATAAATTTTGCCGTTGGCTTTGTTTGTTATTTGTATTGCACCCATGTAAGTCTTAAGCTGCTTGTATTCCTCCAGCAGCTCCCTACGCTTGTTCTTGTCCATGTATTTCTCTCCTTTCGAGGCCTATAAATGACTACAACAATCACAAATAAACCTTTTTAATACCCCATTTCTTTTAATAAACGGGATAATACACGAAGTCGTTCTCCAATCATTTCGCTATCATCACTAAGAGCCTGGGCGAACAGCTTAATGTCATAATCAATCATGGGATTTTCTGCACAAACGGATACTGTCATTGCATCCCCTTGCAGCCCAATACGATCAATCATTGTGTTATCAGGATCATAAAGCTTCGGGAAACGATATGAATCCTGAAAAAATAAACTGCTTCTGCAAATCAAAATGGCAAGGTCAAGTACGCGGTGCATCGGCAACTCTTCTGATTGACGGGACCATTTCTCCCCTGTGTATCGCCATACTTTGGCTGAGATATCGACCTTTCCCCTATCATTCCACTGAGCCAATCCCAGGGACAGACCTTTCGCATCCGTGTTCCGGGCGTATCGGCCGTCAACCTGCTCATAGTTTTCCGACACGACAACAGGCTTATGTTTTAAAGTTGTTGGTATTTTCATTTTTTCACACACTCCACTTTTATTTTACTGATTTACTTATTTACTAATTTAGTAATTTACTAAATATAAAATCATCTTAACCTGCATTTCATCATCTGTCAACCCGGTTATTTGACCAAAAGTAGCTCTTACGAGCAGGAATGTTCTGTCCACCCAATAGATAAGAGTAGGCCTACTCACCCACCAACGATAAAAAAACACGCCTCAATTGGCGTGTTCTATGTTTGAGAGGATGAAACAAGCGAAACGAGTTAGAAAGGATCAGGTGATGGATGCATTATAAATTGACTTAATTGAATGGGATAGCATAGTGTTGAATTCTTCGTCTGTTTGCTGGGCAGTTAACCCCTCCGATAGGGCACGCGAAAAGCTTGCAATTAAGCCGTTATTATGGGCTAGTTTTTCATTTGCTTCCTTTTGATCGTATCCGCCCGACAGAGCAACAACCCTTATAACATGCGAATCATCGATAAAATCGCTATAAAAATTATCTTTAGTCGGTATTGAAAGTTTGAGCATTACTTTTGAGTCTTTATCAAGGGCGGATAATTGCTTAAAAATCTCATCCTTTAATATTTTTTCCGATTTCTCCTTGTTCGTGCTATGGATATCTACTTCAGGTTCAATAATCGGAACGAGCCCCATCGACAGGATTTGTTTGCCAAGATCGAATTGCTGCTCAACTACTTTTCTAATTCCTTCCGGGTTGGCTTCTTTAATAACCGAACGCATTTTTGTCCCAAAAATATTTTTTTCATTCGCCTGCTTTAATAGGCCGTTCAAATCGGGAATAGGCTTCATGAGTTGAACGCCATTCTCAAGCTCGGCGAGCCCTTTATCGATTTTTAAAAAAGGCACAATCCCTTTCTTCTCCCAAAGATAATCGGCGGTAAATTGACTCTCAATTGTACGATCCATGGTGTTTTCAAATAAGATAGCACCCAAA includes:
- a CDS encoding thioredoxin domain-containing protein, coding for MAHESFEDEEVAARLNENYISIKVDREERPDIDHIYMAVCQAMTGQGGWPLTVFLTPNKKPFFAGTYFPKSRKYGRTGIMELLEQITEKWNEDHEKIREIGDQVIQDTTSRLLENKQGGSISEGTLQKAFQMYERMFDTEYGGFGSKPKFPTSHNLSFLLRYYKKTGDAEALAMVEKTLEAMHQGGIYDHIGFGFSRYSVDEKWLVPHFEKMLYDNALLAMTYTEAYQITGKVKYAEVAEQIFTYILRDMTDEGGAFYSAEDADSDGEEGKFYVWQPDEVVNLLGAEEGDLYCELYDITEEGNFEGHNIPNLIGTQLEAFAKRKQIPLEELKQRIEASRQKLFLEREDRIHPGKDDKILTSWNGLMIAALSKAARAMDKPLYAEAASRAADFLLQNLRREDGRLLARYRDGEAAFAGYVDDYAFLVWGLIELYEATFELRYLREAVQLNEEMLRLFWDADKGGLFFYGSDSEQLLTRPKEIYDGAMPSGNSAAALNLLRLAKLTYDAKLSQKADEQLQAFAGAVSSYPPGHALFLAAIDFAYSGSSEIVIAGDPAQSGTQHMLGIVQRRFLPNALLILHPAGAAGEEVRALIPLVQDKTPLGGRATAYVCQNFACQAPTDDTEELEDQLARG
- a CDS encoding DUF255 domain-containing protein codes for the protein MPTNNNIPNRLAKEKSPYLLQHQYNPVNWFPWSDEAFETASRENKPIFLSIGYS
- a CDS encoding peptidase G2 autoproteolytic cleavage domain-containing protein, with product MAGAPHAHAEGNQTSATALDSHSEGQLTSATNTAAHAEGISSIASGVASHAEGFNTNASGTSSHAEGVLTTASGSVGSHAEGVDSTASGFASHAEGLSTTASGDSSHAEGEGSVASGLRSHAEGQSTTASGDASHAAGNNTVADSFVSYAGGDNTNTGGQTGAFIIGQNATAAFPFSFHLGNGLAIGPTLNAVILDNAGNVRFDGALIGPAGADYAEMFETLDGNSIEVGYLVTLEGGKIRKANADDDYILGVTSATPAMIAASADLRWHKLFITDDWGRIQYHNVVVPEKRDEKGNILSPEYTKTEPILNPEYDSSKEYISRLLRPEWVAVGLLGQLLVRDDGTCLVNGYCKSNDEGVASEATTGYRVMKRTGPNQIQILFK
- a CDS encoding DUF2231 domain-containing protein, with protein sequence MTYLLNNAHFIVNHIPIAMLIFSFIFDLCAVIIKKKDWHTAGFLCLIIGTLGAIAAVLTGPDGQQETRNPYFHDHQLYANLTMYLFIILSLARLFFHYRKKIDIGKTPIYLIIALIGVGLVTYTGHLGGKMAHKDANFSGPGGQGGGPGGQGGFPRGQGQNGAPGGQGQGRPGGQGGANGQNGGGNNPNSNNTSSSPTPAK
- a CDS encoding ABC transporter permease, which gives rise to MSPSSKEDLTAASIHSSVQGQKRHIIRNRVSFLEQKIPGYASVIGIVGILVLWELICQLELVPPLFLPAPSSILLAGWDMLISGELHENVLASLYRIIIGYAIGAVCGIVFGLLLGFSRWVDAVLTPIVYSIYPIPKIALLPLIILWLGIGETPKFTMIALGVFFPVVINTYSGVKNVDPIWIKAAVTFGSSHLNVIRKVILPGALPMIFAGLKLAAGTSLLLLVSAEMIAAQQGLGSMILHYGNLMITTKLMVGVLILSLLGLLFNRGLQWLERKLLPWI
- a CDS encoding ABC transporter ATP-binding protein → MRIVVNKVEKHFVDSKKRDVTALQNINFTIEEQEFVVLVGPSGCGKSTLLNIVGGLLTPSSGEVYFEGLSSEKPPRLGIVFQEIALFPWRTVYENVVFGLEEQGASKKEQRDKGKHFIDMVGLTGFESAYPKQLSGGMRQRAGIARALAVEPDLLLMDEPFSALDAQTRTLMQEELLSIWNRTRLSTLYVTHNIQEAVYLADRVIVLSRHPGQIKEIIQIDLPKTGRDHEQYRAASERYANEIWQLIRHDAQEALKEG
- a CDS encoding ABC transporter substrate-binding protein; protein product: MKKASLLAITAILCVTTALAGCGQKATPTPAAGNSAEPVKSEPVSVEIGMLKLTSSAPLFIGIEKGFFKEQNIDAKAKWFDAAQPIAVATAGGSVDVGATGITASLYNMVAGGQKLLIVADKGREQKGYSSTALMVHKDSPIKSIEELKGKKIGITQTGSTYHYMIGRLLDKHGLSLKDIELVPLNSISGLMESLKSKQVDAVMLNEPNLTAVVKAGYGKVVAQVGDEMEYQTSGVFFSPKLASNKDAAVRFLEAYAKATRYYYDAALTQKDGKVVPGANYDEVVKIIAKYTGQPEENVKQGLPYMDRDGKLLANDIKTQVDWYAKEKLIDKAIDTKGIVNTDLLDQALKKLGK
- a CDS encoding DinB family protein yields the protein MFIDMTLNFLDKELEKNQLALSRISDKALWKKLREGTNSVGNLCLHLAGNEYHNIVSSIGGYPYVRERSAEFLAEGGYTCRELSEYLSAVREKSREVLIALSEDDLEREINISYPPGAGINSYSRPMMELLYHVTVHYAYHTGQIVYLTRLNQEGNENLLKWSH
- a CDS encoding GIY-YIG nuclease family protein, with amino-acid sequence MDKNKRRELLEEYKQLKTYMGAIQITNKANGKIYVDSYPNLKNKWVNLQGQLDMGRFANSQMQKDWKELGAEAFKYEVLEEKEADGVTDVRWEVKQMEKRWLEKLQPYGDKGYNKPPMK
- a CDS encoding DUF6530 family protein; protein product: MKIPTTLKHKPVVVSENYEQVDGRYARNTDAKGLSLGLAQWNDRGKVDISAKVWRYTGEKWSRQSEELPMHRVLDLAILICRSSLFFQDSYRFPKLYDPDNTMIDRIGLQGDAMTVSVCAENPMIDYDIKLFAQALSDDSEMIGERLRVLSRLLKEMGY
- a CDS encoding fructose bisphosphate aldolase, producing MKKEQMDRIHTGKGFIAALDQSGGSTPKALLQYGIQEKSYSNDEEMLGLVHEMRKRIITSPAFDSEYILGAILFENTMDRTIESQFTADYLWEKKGIVPFLKIDKGLAELENGVQLMKPIPDLNGLLKQANEKNIFGTKMRSVIKEANPEGIRKVVEQQFDLGKQILSMGLVPIIEPEVDIHSTNKEKSEKILKDEIFKQLSALDKDSKVMLKLSIPTKDNFYSDFIDDSHVIRVVALSGGYDQKEANEKLAHNNGLIASFSRALSEGLTAQQTDEEFNTMLSHSIKSIYNASIT